A region of the Candidatus Cloacimonas sp. genome:
TTTCACTGAAGGCAGTGGCAAAATTGTAAGTCAAAACAAGCTGTTTGTTTTGACTCTAAACCGATTCTTCTGTGGTTGCAACAAAATGCAGAGGTAACAGAATATTTATCTTTTGTCCGATACTGTCAAAGCTGAAGCTCGGTTTAGAGTTAAAACAAAAATTTATAGTCATTTAATATATTTGACCGGGAAGCCAACTTTCCAAGGGCTGCGGTGGCTGATTATTCATCTGTTTAGTAAGTAGGAAGCTATTTTCCCTGCCCTCTATTTCACTTTTTCATTGACATAATGCTAAAGCATAATGATAAGGCAAAAAGAGGAAAAGTAAATAAATATGGATATTATCAAAACCGAAGGCATAGTAAAGGATTACATTCTGGGCAAGGTTAAAGTCCGTGCCTTAAATGGTATAAACCTGCAGATTCAAAAAGGTGAATTTGTTGCCATAATGGGTCCCTCCGGTTCAGGGAAAAGCACTTTGATGCATATCTTAGGTTGTTTGGATAGACCTACCGATGGTGAATATTATCTGGATGATATTTTGGTTAGCAAAATACATAAGTCAGCTTTAGCTACAGTTCGCAATAGGAAGATTGGTTTTGTTTTTCAGTCCTTCAATCTGCTGCCGCACTTGAATATTCTTAAAAATGTAGAATTGCCTTTAATGTATGGAGGTATGAGTCGTCATAAGCGTCTTGCCAAAGCGAAGGAAGTTTTGCAAAGCGTTGGTTTGGGTGATCGGCTAAAGCATAAACCGGGTGAACTTTCCGGAGGTCAAAGACAGCGTGTTGCCATTGCCCGGGCAATTGTGAATGAGCCCTCAATTTTGCTTGCTGATGAACCGACGGGAAATTTGGATTCCCAATCCGGAGGCGATATCTTAGAAATTTTTAGAGAGCTGCATAGTCAAGGTAACACGGTTATAATTGTTACTCACGATCAAGTAATCGCTTCCAGAGCTCAGCGAATAATTAAAATTATAGACGGGAAGATAGTAGATGGCAATTCCGATAGCTGAATCTCTGAAACTTGGTTTGGCAGATATTTTGATGCGCAAAGTTCGCAGCGTAGTAACCGTTGTAGGAATAATTTTGGGCGTGATGTGCATAATGGTAGTCCTGGCAATTGTGAACGGAATGAATAAAAACACCATAAGTTGGATGGAAGAGCACGGTGGATTGAATAAAATTGAGGTGGAACAAAATTGGCGGTATGATTTTTCCAAAGGGGGCGATCCGAGTTTTACCTTAAAGGAAATTCGTTATTTGCAATCTCTTATCCCGGAAGCGGAAGCATTTAATCCCAATGTTCAGGAATGGGACTCAGTAGTAAATAGGGGTGATCTTAGATACAGTACTTCTGTAAGAGGCGTGATGCCCGATTTTGTAAAAGTTGAACAATGGGACATTGCTAAAGGCAGATTTATAAAGGATTTGGATATAGATGAACATAGCAATGTGATAGTGCTTGGCTCAACTGTGGCAAAAGAATTTTTTAATAACGGTGAACCCTTGGGCCAAACAATTTCTGTAGGCAATCAGCAATTTATTATTGTTGGGGTGATGGAAGAAAGGTTTATGCAATCACAAGGCGGAGATATTGGAGTAGGTGATAATGCTTTGGAATATTTAAATAAGCAGTGCTTTATCCCAATCTCAACTATGATCAGTAAAGTTAACACTGCCAGTAATATAAGCTCTATTGATATAAGAGCAAAAAGTCCTGAAGAAGCAAAAGAATTACGCCGCAAAGTGGAAAACATTGTGCTGAATCTGAAAAACGGAAAACGACTGTTTCAGGTTACTTCCGCTAAAGAACAGCTGGATACAATGCAGGCAAATGTGAAAATCTTTGAAGCGATATTTTTCTTAATTGCTGTAATCTCCCTGCTGGTAGGGGGAATTGTAATTATGAACATTATGCTTGCTTCCATTCGTGAACGCACTCGTGAAATTGGAGTTCGCATTGCAGTTGGAGCCAGGAAAAGAGATATTTTTATTCAGTTTTTAGTGCAAACGATCTTGATAACTGCTTTGGGGGGTGCGTTAGGCATACTTTTGGGATTTACCATTCTGAAACAAGTGGGTAACTACTTGCAAATTCAGGTGGTTGCTTCCGTGCAAATGATTTGGGTCTCGCTCTTGGTCTCTATTGGAGTGGGGCTAATTTTTGGAGTTGGTCCTGCTCTTAGAGCTGCCCGTCTTGACCCGGTTATTGCTTTAAGGGAGGAATAATGAGTAAACAAAAGCAAAAAAAGGGTCTTCTGCAGAAGCTTTTCCTTTGGCTGTATTCCTATATCAAAATTGTTAATTCTGATCTTAAAAAAATTTATCAATCCATAACAGTTACGCAACAACGGAAAAAGGTCTTTGGCAATATTTGGACTTTTATGAAAACATTTTACCAGCGTTTTATGAGCGAAGGAATTTTGAAGGAAGCAGCCAGTTTAACTTATATAACTCTTCTCGGGTTCGTTCCTTTTATCAATTTTCTGGTTTTAATTGCCCCGGATATGCCATTTCTGAATTTGAGTGATAAATTGAGGGAATTGGTGGTGCAAAACTTTATTCCGAGCTCAGCGAATGCTATAATCAACTTTATGGAAAAGCTGATTATGCCCAAAGTCGGCTATAATATTTTCAATATTGTTATTCTGATTATTAGTTCCTATTCCCTGTTTGCAGTTATCAGAGGTACTTTTGACCGTATCCTGAGTATGCAGCTGAAGACCTCCCAAGATACTATTACCCAATTAGTGAAATTTTTCGGCACGATAGTTTTCGGATTGCTGATTATCGTGTTGCTTTTTTCCAGTTCTTCTATTCCCATCATCTCACGATTATTAAAGTCCCCGGTTTTACAGTGGATAATGGTAATAGTTCCTTTCATTTTGCAATTTTTGGCTATCGTTTTTCTCTATATGCTGTTGCCTTCCGTTAGAATTAACCGTGCCTCTTTATTTAGAGGTGCTTTTTGGACTACAGTTATCTGGGTTATTGGTAAATCCGCATTTGATTTTTATATCTATAACTTAACAAATTACCAGGCACTTTATGGAGTGATGGCTGTTCTGCCGATTTTTTTACTGTGGATTTATGTAAATTGGGCAATAATTTTGGGGGGGATGGTTTTAGTGAGCGTTATTGAAAACAATAAAACCGGTGGTTTTTTAACTAAAGAACCCCATAATGCCGTCCGCATAACAATGGAACTTTTTACCAATCAAAAACTTAATCAGCGCTTAGAAGGAATTATGAATAAAGAGAACTTAAAAAAAATGGTAGATACCTTGAACGAGGAAGACGATAAATGAATAAATATGCCCTAATCAGCGTTTCCGATAAATCCGGCATAGAAAATTTAGCTGTGGAACTGGAAAAACTTGGCTACACTATTCTTTCCACTTCTCATACCGCGGAATATTTACAAAAATTCTGCCGGAAAGTAATGCTGGTTTCTGATTTAACCAAATTTCCGGAAATTCTGGAAGGCAGAGTGAAGACCCTGCACCCAATTATTTATGCCGGAATTTTGGCAGATAGAAATAATCCTGTTCACGAAAAAACACTTGCCGAACTAAAAATTGATCATATAGATGTTATAGTCGTAAATTTGTATCCTTTTGCTGAAGTTTGTAATAAGGAAAATGCCAGTGAACAGGAAATAATTGAAAATATTGATATTGGGGGTCCGTCTTTAATCCGGGCAGGAGCAAAAAACTTTAAAAGCGTTACTGTTTTGGTTGATCCTGAGGATTATCCACCCACTCTAAAACTTTTAAAACAGGATAGTATTTTACCTGAGAGCTACAGTGCTTATCTGGCAAAAAAGGCATTTACTAAAACCAGCCAGTATGATTTGGATATTGCCGCTTATTTTACAAAAAAAGATAAGGAATTGCCTTTTATTTCAGAGCTTCCTGCTCAGCTTGTTGTATCTGAAAACCTGAACCTAAAACTGCGATATGGCGAAAACCCTCATCAAAATGCTGGTTTTTATACTAATGATAACCCCGGTTGGGAACTTCTTCACGGTAAGGAACTCTCTTTCAATAATATAATGGACATTGACTCTGCCCTAAGAGCCATTCGTCTTTTTAGTGAACCAACTGCCATTATTGTCAAACACTGCAATCCTTGCGGTATTGGCAGTGGAGAAACTTTGGCAGAGGCATATAGAAAAGCTTATGAAACAGATACGGAGGCACCTTTTGGCGGAATTGTAACAGTAAATCGGTCTCTGAATATAGAAACGGCAACCCTGATTAACAATATCTTCACTGAAATTATTATTGCCCCTGATTATGAACCCGGTGTTCAGGAATTCTTGAAGAAAAAGAAAAACCGCCGCTTAATCCGCTACCACCTTTCCCTGCTGCAAAAACCGATTAACCCTATAGAAATTAAAACATTAACCTTCGGCTATTTAGCTCAGAACTGGGACTTAATAAATGAACCAACAGAGGACTGGAAAATGGTTACCGCCAAACAACCTACTTCGGATGAGTTAGAAGCTCTTATCTATGCCTGGAAAGCTGTTTCCGTCCTAAAATCAAACGCCATTGCTATCGCTAAAGAAGACAGGGTCTTAGGGCTTGGCTGCGGACAAACATCCCGCATTGATGCTGTTCAATTAGCTCTCTGGAAAGCTAAAAAATTCGGACACGATTTAAATGGCTCGGTTTGTGCCTCCGATGGCTTTTTCCCTTTTCGGGATTGTATAGAGACCCTTGCTAAACACGGAATTTCTGCTATCATTCAACCTGGCGGTTCTAAAAACGACGAGGACTGCATTGCTGCCTGTAATGAATTGGGCATTGCTATGCTCTTTACCGGTTTCCGTCACTTTAAACACTAATAATATCCGCAATCCAGTTTAGATATATTAAGCGGATTAACAAGGAGTTATATCTCAAATAAGACATTTGAATCAATAAGAATATATACTTATCCCTTGAAATCCTGAATTCCAATTTGAAAAAGATTTATTCCAATATGTTTAAGGTAAATTTGGCAACTATGACATAAGTAGAATTTGTTACCTTATAGATCAATGAGTCCATTAATAATTGATGCAACCGAAAATGAAAAAAAGACCAAAGAGAATATCTGAAAGTGTAATTAGATGTTTATATTGCTTATATAATAATAGATAAGGCGAATACAGCTCAGACAAAATTCAATATAAAGGAGTAAAGGCGATGGCAAAAAAAAATATTTTTTGCTTTTACGGGAATTTATATTATAATGTAATTATATAGTGTTTGCTTACGAGGAGTTTTAAATGAATTCCGGCAAATTAGTAGTAGGAAGTATTTTTCTGTTTACTGGGACCCTCGGTTAAGAGTAAAAAATTGGGAATTGATGTAAACCTTGAAATTGGATCATTATGTATAATTAAGATATACTGCAAAATAGAGGTTATTATTTTTTATCTTAAGTATAAAACATATCCTTGATAAAAGGGTGGAATAGATTATGAAGAAGGTGCTAATAGTATTGCTTGTAAGTGCTACTCTTATGTTTGCGGGGATAAGATTATATTCTCAAAACAATATGCCCTTAATGCAGAATTTAGCTGGTGAATATTTAAATTCATATTTTGGGAAAGTTATTGCTTCTATTGACTTTAATGCTGATGGTTATGATGATGTAGCGGTTTTTACCTTAAATAGCGGAATTAATCATTGGTCAAGTGTCCAAATTTATTTTGGTGGACCCAATATGGATGCAGTTACCGATCTTATAAGAGAAAGCACATTCCAGGATCAGGTTATCAGCACAACTCTTTTAAATATTGGCGATGTAAATGGTGATAATTATGATGATCTTATGATTTCTGAGCTTTACTCACCAGAGATTACTGATTCCTTAGCTTTAAGAATATTCTATGGAGGACCCGAAGCAGATCTGGAACCTGATTTTACATTAAATTCACCTTGGTTCAGTGAACCCGAAATATTACCAATATGGTATTTGGGAGATGTGAATGGAGATGGCTTAGATGATATAGGAATATATCATTTTATAAATACTAATTATCCTGACTTGGCAATATTGTTGGGAGGAACTTTTCAAATAGTTACTATCCAATACCACATTTGTCTGCAAAGATATCATAAACTTGCTGAAGCAGGTGATGTAAACAATGATGGCTTTGATGATTTTATTGTCGGATTTGCCTTAGAAAAACCAGAGGGTATTATAACTTATCGCTATCTCTATTATGGGGGAAATCCCCTTAATTTGAACAATCGGGTTTTATTGCGTTGTTGGGGAGATTCAGAATGGAGCTTTCCCGGTGGTTATGGTGTAGGTGATTTTAATGGAGATAGCTATGATGATTTTGTCTATTGTGAAGGGGATTCCTGGCGAGATAATAACAAACTGCGTTTAGGTGGAATTAATATAATGGAAACAGAAGAATTTACTTTACATATCAATGAACACATTTCCAATCTGATGGATATGAGTCATCAAGGGGTCGCCTACGGAGATTTTAATGGAGACGGTTATAGTGATTTAGCGGGTTCGGATTATACCTTTGGGCTCTGGACGGGACACGCTGGCGTTTGGCTTGGAGGTGAAAATCCCAATGGCCTTTTTGACCTGAGAATTACAGCTCCACCAACTTCCCCTTTTCACCAATTTGGCAGGAATCTTGTTTCGGGTGATTTTAACGGTGATGGATATTGTGATCTGGCTATTTCTGCACACCATAGCAATACCTCAGGTAATGATAATAATTTAGGTTATGTTTACATTTTTGCCGGAAATGCTCAATTATTAGATACTCCTGTAGCTAATGAAGATGTTTTTATGCCTCCTGTAAACAGTATCTTAAAGGTTAAGTATTTCCCTAATCCCAATTCCTCTAATAACCAAGAAATTAGTTATGAGATAGAAGGTCCTCTTCCTGAACATATATCTACCGCTAAGATTTCAATTTATAATATTAAGGGGCAGGTAATAACCAATTATCAGCTGGATACGCAGAATTTAAAAAGTAAAAGGGGTATTCTACCAGCTGTTAAACTAAAACCAGGAGTTTATATTGTTGCAATGCAAATAAACGGGAAGAGGGTCTCTACCGAAAAAATAACCATCAATAAGGGGAGGATCAAATGAGATATACATTTTGTATATGCGTATTATTTTTAGCACTATCATCATTCTATGCAATTAGTTCTGATGATTTTACGATAGGGTGTTATACTTATATGAAAGCCTGGAATTCTCTTGAATCATTTAATAATGAGATCATTACAACATATTTGAAAAATGCAAAATATAATCTTGATGTTTGGGATACAAATAACCCAAATATTAATGATATTGTAAACTTAATTAATCTTCATCAAAATCAGAATATTGATTCTTATTTAACTGATTACTATTGGAATATTGATACCGAAGGTAATATTACATCTGGTTCACATGCCATTTCTACAGGTAATTATTGGAGATTTGAAGCCGAATATAGCAGTGAAGGAGGAATTAATAACAGTAACGATAAATTTTTCTATAAATTTTCAGATCCCAATCGGGTAGGAGAAGCTTTTTCAATGGGTGATAGAGAAATATGGAAATGTATATATAACCATAATATAGAACCACCACCAGAAGGAGCACCTCAAATTCTCCCAAATTTAATACAAATGCCCCCAGGTAATGCTATATGTGGTTTCAAAACCCGATGGAAAGAATACAAAGCTGGTTATAATAATAATATAGTTCTTAATAACGAGAAAAATATTGGACCTGAATTTCGATTTGCCTCTTGGGGAGCAGATTCTTTATCTGTAACATATATGGCTAATAATAAATTATATTTACGATATTTAATTAAAATCGATCCTAATTTTCCAGCTAATGCACCTGCATTTACATTTAAGTGTGCATTTTATAAAAGAGAAAATAATAATAATTATAATTGGTATTTTGTCCCTTTAAAAAATGTTCTTTCTTCAACTATACCCACAGATTCAATAACTTACACTTATTCCGATATGCAATCAGATAATTATACAACCACTGAAGCTGAAAATCCT
Encoded here:
- a CDS encoding T9SS type A sorting domain-containing protein — its product is MKKVLIVLLVSATLMFAGIRLYSQNNMPLMQNLAGEYLNSYFGKVIASIDFNADGYDDVAVFTLNSGINHWSSVQIYFGGPNMDAVTDLIRESTFQDQVISTTLLNIGDVNGDNYDDLMISELYSPEITDSLALRIFYGGPEADLEPDFTLNSPWFSEPEILPIWYLGDVNGDGLDDIGIYHFINTNYPDLAILLGGTFQIVTIQYHICLQRYHKLAEAGDVNNDGFDDFIVGFALEKPEGIITYRYLYYGGNPLNLNNRVLLRCWGDSEWSFPGGYGVGDFNGDSYDDFVYCEGDSWRDNNKLRLGGINIMETEEFTLHINEHISNLMDMSHQGVAYGDFNGDGYSDLAGSDYTFGLWTGHAGVWLGGENPNGLFDLRITAPPTSPFHQFGRNLVSGDFNGDGYCDLAISAHHSNTSGNDNNLGYVYIFAGNAQLLDTPVANEDVFMPPVNSILKVKYFPNPNSSNNQEISYEIEGPLPEHISTAKISIYNIKGQVITNYQLDTQNLKSKRGILPAVKLKPGVYIVAMQINGKRVSTEKITINKGRIK
- the purH gene encoding bifunctional phosphoribosylaminoimidazolecarboxamide formyltransferase/IMP cyclohydrolase, with product MNKYALISVSDKSGIENLAVELEKLGYTILSTSHTAEYLQKFCRKVMLVSDLTKFPEILEGRVKTLHPIIYAGILADRNNPVHEKTLAELKIDHIDVIVVNLYPFAEVCNKENASEQEIIENIDIGGPSLIRAGAKNFKSVTVLVDPEDYPPTLKLLKQDSILPESYSAYLAKKAFTKTSQYDLDIAAYFTKKDKELPFISELPAQLVVSENLNLKLRYGENPHQNAGFYTNDNPGWELLHGKELSFNNIMDIDSALRAIRLFSEPTAIIVKHCNPCGIGSGETLAEAYRKAYETDTEAPFGGIVTVNRSLNIETATLINNIFTEIIIAPDYEPGVQEFLKKKKNRRLIRYHLSLLQKPINPIEIKTLTFGYLAQNWDLINEPTEDWKMVTAKQPTSDELEALIYAWKAVSVLKSNAIAIAKEDRVLGLGCGQTSRIDAVQLALWKAKKFGHDLNGSVCASDGFFPFRDCIETLAKHGISAIIQPGGSKNDEDCIAACNELGIAMLFTGFRHFKH
- a CDS encoding YihY family inner membrane protein, translating into MSKQKQKKGLLQKLFLWLYSYIKIVNSDLKKIYQSITVTQQRKKVFGNIWTFMKTFYQRFMSEGILKEAASLTYITLLGFVPFINFLVLIAPDMPFLNLSDKLRELVVQNFIPSSANAIINFMEKLIMPKVGYNIFNIVILIISSYSLFAVIRGTFDRILSMQLKTSQDTITQLVKFFGTIVFGLLIIVLLFSSSSIPIISRLLKSPVLQWIMVIVPFILQFLAIVFLYMLLPSVRINRASLFRGAFWTTVIWVIGKSAFDFYIYNLTNYQALYGVMAVLPIFLLWIYVNWAIILGGMVLVSVIENNKTGGFLTKEPHNAVRITMELFTNQKLNQRLEGIMNKENLKKMVDTLNEEDDK
- a CDS encoding ABC transporter permease, which gives rise to MAIPIAESLKLGLADILMRKVRSVVTVVGIILGVMCIMVVLAIVNGMNKNTISWMEEHGGLNKIEVEQNWRYDFSKGGDPSFTLKEIRYLQSLIPEAEAFNPNVQEWDSVVNRGDLRYSTSVRGVMPDFVKVEQWDIAKGRFIKDLDIDEHSNVIVLGSTVAKEFFNNGEPLGQTISVGNQQFIIVGVMEERFMQSQGGDIGVGDNALEYLNKQCFIPISTMISKVNTASNISSIDIRAKSPEEAKELRRKVENIVLNLKNGKRLFQVTSAKEQLDTMQANVKIFEAIFFLIAVISLLVGGIVIMNIMLASIRERTREIGVRIAVGARKRDIFIQFLVQTILITALGGALGILLGFTILKQVGNYLQIQVVASVQMIWVSLLVSIGVGLIFGVGPALRAARLDPVIALREE
- a CDS encoding ABC transporter ATP-binding protein produces the protein MDIIKTEGIVKDYILGKVKVRALNGINLQIQKGEFVAIMGPSGSGKSTLMHILGCLDRPTDGEYYLDDILVSKIHKSALATVRNRKIGFVFQSFNLLPHLNILKNVELPLMYGGMSRHKRLAKAKEVLQSVGLGDRLKHKPGELSGGQRQRVAIARAIVNEPSILLADEPTGNLDSQSGGDILEIFRELHSQGNTVIIVTHDQVIASRAQRIIKIIDGKIVDGNSDS